The genomic interval CTCGACATCAGCAGTACGGCGTCGTCGGGCAGCCGCGTGATCTGGTCCTGGTGACTCTCCACCGCCCACACCGTCGACGGCAGGTCCGCGAGCAGAGGATCGTCCGCGGCAGCGGGCAGGACTGTCAGCGACGTCACACCCTTCTCCGGCAGCCCGTACTTCCCCTGCACCTCGCCGCCGAACGTGTGCGCCAGCAACTGCCCGCCCAGGCAGATCCCCAGCACCGGCACACGGTCGTGCGCATTACGCAGCAGCGCGCGCTCGGCCGGCAACCACGGCGACCGCTCGTCCTCGTCGGGCAGCATCCCGCCGCCGAGCATGATCAGCGCCGCATGACCGTCCACGCTGGTGGGAACCGGCTCACCGTCCCAGGCTCGGACGACAACGGGTGAGAGCCCACGGTCGTCCAGCCAGCCGAGCAGCTTGCCGGGGCCGCTCTCGCGATCGTTCTCGATGATCAGCACGGTGGTCTGTAAGGCGGTCACCGGGCAACGGTACGCGGCACACCGGACACCGCCGTACCGGAGTCGTGATTCCTGGATACTGATGCACTGGGGGTGCAGATGGAGCCGATCAGTGGATTCGTGCGTGCCGTGGTGGGCGACGTGGCCTTCATCTTCGGCAAGGGCATGGTGAACGCGTACTTCCTGGCCCGCCGCAACGGTGTGCCGAGGCCGCAGCTCGACCTGTTGGTCAGGTCGCACGGTCAGTACGTGCCACTGGCGATCCCCACTGGCACAGTGCCCGCAGTCGACCGGCTGGTCGGCCTCGACGAGGCCCGTCCGGCGCCCCTGGTAACGGTCGAGTTCACTCCGGGCGACACCGGCGCCGAGGCGCACCTCACTGCCAACAATCCGGTCCTGATCACGATCACCGACGTCAGTCACCGCGAGTACGACGCTGTGGTGCTCACCACGTCGCTCGGAGCAGCGGCGTATGCACAACTGCCACCGGGCTACTACCACGTCTCTGTGGTCGTCATCGACGAGTACGGCGAGCTCCTGCAGGGCTTCGGCGCTCAGCACAACCTGCGCGTCGACAAAGGGGACGACCTGATCGTCTCGGTGTCGATCCGTACCGCTGGAGTCGGTGAGATCGCCACTGCCCTGGAGACCGGGCCACAGCCGGTGCTGGTCGGTCAGGACGGGGATGTAGTACCGCTGCTCGACCTGGTCCGGATCGGGCGGGCAGCGGACTGCGACGTGATCATCGACCGCCAGGAGATCAGCCGGCACCACGCGGAGCTGCTGCGGATCGACGCGACCAGCTACGAGCTGCGGGACCTGGGCTCCACCAACGGGACACAGGTCAACGGAGTACCGATCCAGACCGCCATGGTCGGTCACGGTGACGAGATCCGGCTCGGGGCGCTCCCGTTCCGGCTCCTACTGTCCTGACCACTGTCCTGACCTGGAACAATGGCGCCGTGAACCCGCGCAGCGTCGTCATCCTCGGTTCGACCGGCTCGATCGGTACTACGGCGCTCGAGCTGATCGGGCGGAACCAGGACCGCTTCCGTGTGCTCGCGCTGTCCGCCGGCGGTGACAACGTCGCGTTGCTGGCCGAGCAGGCCCTCGAGTTCGCCGTCGAGGTCGTCGCGGTGGCGAAGGCCACAGTCGCGCAGGACCTGCAGCTGGCGTTCTACGCCGAGGCGCAGCGGAAGGGATACGCGCAGGGGGAGTTCCGGATCCCGAAGATCATCACCGGGCCGGACGCCTCCAGCGAGCTCGCGGCGATGCCGTGTGACGTGGTTCTCAACGGAATCAACGGATCGGTCGGCCTGCACGCGACGCTGGCGGCGCTGGACGCCGGGAACACGCTGGCCCTGGCCAACAAGGAGTCGCTGGTGATCGGTGGGCCGATCGTGACGCGGCTGGCCAAGCCGGGCCAGATCGTCGCGGTCGACTCCGAGCACAGCGCGATCGCCCAGTGTCTACGCGGCGGCTCGCCGGACGAGGTCCGCAAGCTGCTGCTGACCGCGAGCGGCGGCCCGTTCCTGGGCAAGCCCCGGAGCGAGCTCGCGAACGTCACGGTCGAGCAAGCCCTCGACCACCCGAACTTCGCGATGGGTCCGGTCGTCACGATCAACTCCGCCACGCTCGTCAACAAGGGCCTGGAGCTGATCGAGGCGCATCTGCTCTTCGGCATCCCGATGGACCGGATCGACGTCGTGATCCACCGGCAGCAGGCCATCCATTCGATGGTCGAGTTCTTCGACGGCGCCACGATCGCGCAGGTCGGCGTACCGACGATGACCGTGCCGATCGGGCTCGCGCTCGGCTGGCCCGACCGGATAGCGGACGCGTCGCCGCCGTGGAACTTCGCCGAGGCGAGCACCTGGACGTTCCAGCCGGTCGACGACGCCGAGTTCCCGTCGGTGGGCCTGGCCCGCGAGGCAGGCGCCCGGGGCGGTACGGCGCCGGCCGTGTTCAACGCGGCGAACGAAGTCTGCGTGGAGGCGTTCCGGGCCGGACGGCTGCCGTTCACCGGGATCGTCGACACAGTCGCCCGGGTGGTGACCGAACACGACGTACCCTCGTATGTGGAACTGTCCGTCGACGACGTGCTCGCCGCGGACGCGTGGGCCCGGGACCGGGCTCGTGAGATCACTGCCGGCAACCGATAGCAGCCAGGAGAACCAGAAGGCATGACCGTGCTTCTCACCACCATCGGTATCGTGCTGTTCGTCCTCGGGGTCCTGATCTCGGTGGCGTTGCACGAGATGGGCCACATGCTCCCGGCCAAGGCGTTCGGGATGAAGGTCACGCAGTTCTTCGTCGGCTTCGGCCGTACCGTCTGGTCCACCAAGCGCGGTGAGACGGAGTACGGCATCAAGGCCATCCCGGCCGGTGGTTTCGTCCGGATCATCGGGATGCTGCCCCCCGGCAAGGGCCAGGACCCGACCAAGGTCCGCAAGGCCAACACCGGCCCGATCCAGTCGATGGTCGAGAACGCGCGGTCGGCGGAGTACGAGACGATCGCGCCCGAGGACGACGGCCGGCTCTTCTACCAGAAGGTGTGGTGGAAGAAGCTGATCGTGATGGCGTCCGGGCCGCTCGTCAACGTGGTGATCGCGTTCGTGCTGTTCGGCGGGCTGTACATGCTCTACGGGACACCGGTCGCGCAGACCACGGTCTCCAACGTGACCGACTGCGTCATCCCGGCCAACCAGGCCACGCCCGACCGGCAGTGCACCGACACCGACAAGGTGTCGCCGGCCAAGGACGCCGGGTTCCAGGTCGGCGACAAGATCGTGTCCTTCAACGGCACCCGGATCTCCAGCTGGGACCAGCTCACGCCGCTGATCCGGGCGAACACCGACAAGCCGGCCACGATCGTTGTCGAGCGCAACGGTGCGCAGAAGACGCTGCAGACCAGCACGATCGTGAACCAGGTGCAGGAGAGCGCCACCTCCGACAAGCTCGTCTCGGTCGGCTTCCTCGGGATCTCGCCGACCGAGAAGGTCGAGCGGCAGAGCTTCGGCTTCGTCGTCGACCAGATGGGCAAGCTGACCGTCAGCACCGTGCAGGCGCTCGGCCGCTTCCCGGAGAAGCTGGTCGGGGTGGCGAAGTCGATCGTCGGCGGTCAGCGCGACCAGGACAGCCCGATGAGCGTCGTCGGCGCCAGCCGGGTCGCGGGTGAGGTCGCCTCCAGCGATCTGGGTGTCGGCCAGAAGCTCGCCACCGGGATCCTGCTGCTCGCCTCGCTGAACCTGTTCCTTGCCCTGTTCAACTTCATCCCGCTGCTGCCGCTGGACGGCGGTCACATGATCGGCGCGATCTGGGAAGGCATCCGGCGCGGCCTCGCGAAGCTGTTCCGGCGACCCGACCCCGGGTACGTCGACGTGGCCAAGCTGCTGCCGATCGCGTACGTCGCGGCCAGTGTGATCGTGGTGATGGGCGTGCTGCTCGTCATCGCCGACATCGTGAACCCCATCAAGCTCTTCAACGGCTGACCCTCACCCAACGGTTAAGGACTCATGAGCATCAACCTGGGCATGCCCGCGCTGCCGCCACCGACCCTCGCCCCGCGCCGCAAGACCCGCCAGATCAAGGTGGGCAAAGTGCTGGTCGGTGGGGACGCGCCGGTCTCGGTGCAGTCGATGACGACCACGAAGACGCACGAGGTCAACACGACGCTGCAGC from Kribbella sp. NBC_00709 carries:
- a CDS encoding type 1 glutamine amidotransferase; amino-acid sequence: MTALQTTVLIIENDRESGPGKLLGWLDDRGLSPVVVRAWDGEPVPTSVDGHAALIMLGGGMLPDEDERSPWLPAERALLRNAHDRVPVLGICLGGQLLAHTFGGEVQGKYGLPEKGVTSLTVLPAAADDPLLADLPSTVWAVESHQDQITRLPDDAVLLMSSERCPNQMLRVGDRSWGVQFHPEVAADRVRRWNPERLRAMGFDPDALVADAERYAEELDKTWSAVVGRFLSNL
- a CDS encoding FHA domain-containing protein — translated: MEPISGFVRAVVGDVAFIFGKGMVNAYFLARRNGVPRPQLDLLVRSHGQYVPLAIPTGTVPAVDRLVGLDEARPAPLVTVEFTPGDTGAEAHLTANNPVLITITDVSHREYDAVVLTTSLGAAAYAQLPPGYYHVSVVVIDEYGELLQGFGAQHNLRVDKGDDLIVSVSIRTAGVGEIATALETGPQPVLVGQDGDVVPLLDLVRIGRAADCDVIIDRQEISRHHAELLRIDATSYELRDLGSTNGTQVNGVPIQTAMVGHGDEIRLGALPFRLLLS
- the dxr gene encoding 1-deoxy-D-xylulose-5-phosphate reductoisomerase; this translates as MNPRSVVILGSTGSIGTTALELIGRNQDRFRVLALSAGGDNVALLAEQALEFAVEVVAVAKATVAQDLQLAFYAEAQRKGYAQGEFRIPKIITGPDASSELAAMPCDVVLNGINGSVGLHATLAALDAGNTLALANKESLVIGGPIVTRLAKPGQIVAVDSEHSAIAQCLRGGSPDEVRKLLLTASGGPFLGKPRSELANVTVEQALDHPNFAMGPVVTINSATLVNKGLELIEAHLLFGIPMDRIDVVIHRQQAIHSMVEFFDGATIAQVGVPTMTVPIGLALGWPDRIADASPPWNFAEASTWTFQPVDDAEFPSVGLAREAGARGGTAPAVFNAANEVCVEAFRAGRLPFTGIVDTVARVVTEHDVPSYVELSVDDVLAADAWARDRAREITAGNR
- a CDS encoding M50 family metallopeptidase, which encodes MTVLLTTIGIVLFVLGVLISVALHEMGHMLPAKAFGMKVTQFFVGFGRTVWSTKRGETEYGIKAIPAGGFVRIIGMLPPGKGQDPTKVRKANTGPIQSMVENARSAEYETIAPEDDGRLFYQKVWWKKLIVMASGPLVNVVIAFVLFGGLYMLYGTPVAQTTVSNVTDCVIPANQATPDRQCTDTDKVSPAKDAGFQVGDKIVSFNGTRISSWDQLTPLIRANTDKPATIVVERNGAQKTLQTSTIVNQVQESATSDKLVSVGFLGISPTEKVERQSFGFVVDQMGKLTVSTVQALGRFPEKLVGVAKSIVGGQRDQDSPMSVVGASRVAGEVASSDLGVGQKLATGILLLASLNLFLALFNFIPLLPLDGGHMIGAIWEGIRRGLAKLFRRPDPGYVDVAKLLPIAYVAASVIVVMGVLLVIADIVNPIKLFNG